A single window of Sporosarcina sp. FSL W7-1349 DNA harbors:
- the spoIIAB gene encoding anti-sigma F factor — protein MNNEMKLSFVAIEENEALARMALTCFITPLDPTIEEISEFKTIVSEAVTNAIIHGYECDGTSFVEIHAQIEDHTVKMTVSDTGTGIFDVDQAMEPMFTTRPQMERSGMGFTIMESFSDSLSVESEMGRGTVVRFEKTFSPVTEASRTR, from the coding sequence ATGAACAATGAAATGAAATTATCGTTTGTCGCAATTGAAGAGAACGAAGCACTGGCCCGGATGGCGCTCACTTGTTTCATCACTCCGCTCGATCCGACCATCGAGGAGATCTCCGAGTTCAAAACGATTGTGTCGGAAGCGGTGACGAATGCCATCATCCATGGATATGAATGCGATGGGACGAGCTTCGTCGAAATTCATGCCCAGATCGAGGATCATACTGTGAAGATGACGGTGAGCGACACCGGAACCGGCATCTTTGATGTGGATCAGGCGATGGAGCCGATGTTCACGACCCGGCCGCAAATGGAGCGGTCCGGTATGGGGTTCACCATCATGGAAAGCTTTTCCGACAGCTTGTCTGTCGAGTCTGAAATGGGAAGAGGAACAGTAGTTAGGTTCGAGAAAACGTTTTCTCCGGTAACGGAAGCAAGCAGAACGAGGTGA
- a CDS encoding ABC transporter substrate-binding protein, with the protein MRRKFWFALFSVILLAFALAACGKDAGSDSASTGDAQKSEGTPEESSSAENKKVDIGMLKLTSSAPLFIALEKGFFAEEGIDAQEKWFEAAQPISVATTSGDIDVGATGITASLYNMVAGGEKLLIVADKGREQAGYSSTAVLVPSDSDVASIGDLKGKKIGITQTGSTYHYMAGQLLELHGLTTADVELVPVNSIPGLMETLQSKQVDAVLLNEPNVSRVVKEGYGKVIAQVGDEMDYQTSGIFFSQAFADDKETAVKFLKAYAKATRYYYDAVLTKEDDEIVPGENYDEVVEIIAKYTDQEPELIKLGLPYMDRDGKLLDTDIQTQVDWYVKEKLVDSIDPSEIVNTELLEEALQDLGK; encoded by the coding sequence ATGAGAAGAAAGTTTTGGTTTGCACTTTTTTCCGTCATCCTGTTGGCATTCGCCTTAGCAGCATGCGGGAAAGATGCAGGATCGGATTCCGCTTCGACAGGGGATGCCCAAAAATCGGAGGGTACTCCGGAGGAAAGCTCATCCGCCGAGAACAAAAAGGTGGATATCGGAATGCTCAAACTGACGAGCTCCGCTCCTTTATTCATCGCATTGGAGAAAGGCTTCTTCGCGGAAGAAGGCATCGATGCACAGGAGAAGTGGTTTGAAGCGGCCCAGCCTATTTCAGTTGCCACAACGAGTGGAGATATCGATGTCGGTGCGACCGGAATTACGGCGAGCCTCTATAATATGGTGGCTGGCGGAGAGAAGTTATTGATTGTCGCGGATAAGGGCCGGGAGCAGGCAGGCTATTCATCCACTGCTGTATTGGTCCCGAGCGATTCGGATGTGGCTTCAATCGGAGATTTGAAAGGCAAAAAAATTGGAATCACGCAAACAGGTTCGACATACCACTATATGGCGGGCCAACTGCTTGAATTGCATGGTTTGACAACAGCTGATGTCGAATTGGTACCGGTGAACAGTATTCCGGGATTGATGGAGACGTTGCAAAGCAAACAGGTGGATGCTGTCCTATTAAACGAACCGAACGTATCGCGTGTCGTGAAGGAAGGCTATGGAAAAGTCATCGCCCAAGTCGGGGATGAAATGGATTACCAAACTTCCGGAATCTTCTTCTCCCAAGCATTCGCTGATGATAAAGAAACAGCTGTCAAGTTCCTGAAAGCCTATGCGAAAGCGACGCGCTATTATTATGATGCCGTCTTAACAAAAGAAGACGATGAAATCGTTCCGGGAGAAAACTATGATGAAGTGGTCGAAATCATCGCGAAATATACCGACCAAGAGCCAGAACTCATCAAATTGGGACTTCCTTATATGGACCGGGACGGAAAGCTTCTCGACACTGATATCCAGACACAGGTCGATTGGTATGTGAAGGAAAAATTGGTCGACTCTATTGATCCAAGTGAAATCGTCAACACAGAACTGTTGGAAGAAGCTCTGCAAGACTTAGGGAAGTGA
- a CDS encoding pyrimidine-nucleoside phosphorylase has product MDLVRMVDLIAKKRNGEQLSEQEIRFFIAGYTAGTIPDYQVSALLMAIYFKGMTAGEQGSLTMAMAESGDQIDLSSIEGIKVDKHSTGGVGDTTSLILIPLVAACGVPVAKMSGRGLGHTGGTIDKLEAIAGFHTELTEAQFVRQVNDIQLAVMGQSGNLTPADKKLYALRDVTATVDSIPLIASSIMSKKIAAGADAIVLDVKTGNGAFMKTEEDSVALAEAMVEIGRQTGRQTMAVISDMSQPLGYAIGNALEVAEAIETLRGEGPADLTELCLVLGSRMVVAGGKAATIEEARAKLELVMRDGSALERFERLIEAQGGDPAIVGSPALLPSASFQIEVPSPASGFVVHMDADSLGVAAMLLGAGRATKEDVIDLAVGLVLKKKTGDPVKQGEPLAVIHANNEDVQQSLAMIQQHIQIGTSRVDPPPLIGRLIGG; this is encoded by the coding sequence ATGGATTTGGTCAGAATGGTGGATTTGATTGCGAAAAAGAGGAATGGGGAGCAGCTTTCCGAGCAGGAGATCCGGTTTTTCATCGCTGGCTATACAGCTGGAACGATTCCGGATTACCAGGTAAGCGCGTTGCTGATGGCGATTTATTTCAAGGGGATGACTGCGGGGGAGCAAGGGAGTTTGACAATGGCGATGGCAGAGTCCGGGGATCAGATCGACCTGAGTTCGATTGAGGGGATTAAAGTCGATAAGCACTCCACGGGCGGTGTGGGGGACACAACGAGTCTTATTTTGATTCCCTTGGTGGCGGCATGCGGTGTCCCGGTTGCTAAGATGAGCGGTCGGGGACTCGGCCATACGGGCGGGACGATCGATAAACTGGAGGCCATCGCGGGGTTCCATACAGAGTTGACTGAAGCGCAATTTGTTCGCCAAGTGAATGACATCCAGCTCGCCGTCATGGGGCAGAGCGGCAATTTGACTCCGGCAGATAAGAAACTGTATGCGCTGCGCGATGTAACGGCGACAGTGGACAGTATCCCGTTGATCGCGAGCTCGATCATGAGCAAGAAGATTGCGGCGGGAGCGGATGCCATCGTCCTGGATGTGAAAACGGGAAATGGCGCTTTCATGAAGACAGAGGAAGACTCGGTTGCCTTGGCGGAAGCGATGGTTGAAATCGGCCGTCAAACCGGCAGACAGACAATGGCAGTCATTTCTGATATGAGCCAGCCGCTCGGCTATGCAATCGGCAATGCGTTGGAAGTGGCGGAAGCAATTGAAACGCTGAGAGGGGAAGGGCCGGCGGACTTGACGGAATTATGTCTCGTCCTAGGCAGCCGGATGGTCGTGGCCGGCGGGAAGGCAGCAACTATCGAGGAGGCGCGCGCCAAATTGGAGCTGGTAATGCGTGACGGTTCCGCTTTGGAACGGTTCGAAAGACTGATTGAGGCGCAAGGGGGCGACCCGGCTATCGTCGGGAGCCCGGCATTGCTGCCGTCCGCTTCCTTTCAAATCGAAGTGCCGTCGCCGGCTTCCGGATTCGTTGTACATATGGATGCGGACAGCCTTGGAGTGGCCGCCATGTTGCTCGGCGCCGGCCGGGCGACAAAAGAGGATGTCATTGATCTGGCAGTCGGCCTTGTTTTGAAGAAAAAGACCGGGGATCCGGTGAAGCAGGGCGAACCGCTTGCTGTTATCCATGCTAATAACGAAGACGTTCAGCAGTCCTTGGCCATGATCCAGCAACATATCCAAATTGGCACATCCCGGGTCGATCCTCCGCCGTTGATTGGAAGATTAATCGGTGGATGA
- a CDS encoding ABC transporter ATP-binding protein, with product MKIVIDDVGKTFTSTKKEVTTALENINFTIHEKEFVVLVGPSGCGKSTLLNIVGGLLSPTTGSVYFEGIEKDPNLAIVFQEIALFPWRTVYQNVIYGLEERKVSKQEIKEKADYYIDMVGLTDFKDAYPKQLSGGMKQRVGIGRALAVEPDLLLMDEPFSALDAQTRTLMQEELLTIWNRTQLSTLYVTHNIQEAVYLADRVIVLSRHPGRIKSIIPIDLPKMGRGEEQHREQFERYSEEIWQMIRHDAVEALKE from the coding sequence ATGAAGATTGTCATCGATGATGTCGGAAAGACATTTACCAGCACCAAGAAAGAAGTTACAACAGCCTTGGAGAATATTAATTTTACCATCCACGAGAAGGAGTTTGTCGTCCTGGTCGGCCCAAGCGGATGCGGAAAGTCGACCCTTCTCAACATTGTGGGGGGATTATTATCCCCTACTACCGGGTCGGTCTATTTTGAAGGAATCGAGAAGGATCCGAATTTGGCGATCGTCTTCCAAGAGATTGCGCTCTTTCCATGGCGGACGGTTTATCAGAACGTCATTTACGGGCTGGAGGAACGGAAGGTCAGCAAACAGGAGATCAAGGAAAAAGCAGACTATTACATCGACATGGTCGGTTTGACGGATTTCAAGGATGCTTATCCGAAGCAACTCTCCGGCGGTATGAAGCAGCGGGTCGGAATCGGTCGGGCATTGGCGGTCGAGCCGGACTTGCTGCTCATGGACGAACCATTCTCCGCTCTGGATGCCCAAACACGGACGCTGATGCAGGAAGAATTGCTGACCATCTGGAATCGGACCCAGCTGAGCACACTATATGTCACGCATAACATCCAGGAGGCGGTCTATTTGGCCGACCGCGTCATCGTGTTATCGAGACATCCCGGTCGCATCAAGAGCATCATCCCTATCGATTTGCCTAAAATGGGCAGAGGTGAAGAACAACATCGGGAACAATTTGAACGGTATTCAGAAGAAATCTGGCAAATGATCCGCCATGATGCCGTCGAAGCCTTAAAGGAGTGA
- a CDS encoding LCP family protein gives MKRQQFKKRKKRKWLGISFLLIALLIGIGVFYWVDQYKQGQTLASDSTLKEQSAEFDLFEGPEPQYGEINVLLLGSDARANENGGRSDTLMVAHYSQKTGALKLISIMRDTYVEIPGYGKQKMNAAFSLGGPELVRQTIKENFGLDVHYYTIVDFNGFPKLVDILAPDGIEVDIPYKMEHGIGMTLQPGQQTLHGEELLGYVRFRHDRKSDFGRVERQQEALSKLKEEAVGMHNIMNLPKLLGAAEAYIDTNVDKMTMLSIGKGLLDKKSSGIETLRIPVDSSFRDLETNVGDVLDIDFQQNIDALNAFLKGSNETAENTSTSDEQ, from the coding sequence ATGAAAAGACAACAATTTAAAAAGCGAAAGAAAAGGAAATGGCTAGGAATCAGTTTCCTGCTAATCGCTTTGTTAATAGGGATCGGCGTTTTCTATTGGGTCGACCAATATAAGCAGGGACAGACATTGGCAAGCGACAGCACATTGAAAGAGCAATCCGCCGAATTTGATTTATTCGAAGGGCCGGAGCCGCAATATGGGGAAATCAACGTCCTCCTTCTCGGTTCAGATGCCCGGGCCAATGAGAACGGAGGGCGATCCGACACATTGATGGTTGCCCATTATTCCCAAAAAACGGGGGCCCTCAAACTGATTTCGATCATGCGAGACACGTATGTCGAGATTCCCGGCTATGGCAAGCAGAAAATGAATGCAGCCTTCTCCTTGGGAGGTCCGGAGCTCGTCCGCCAGACGATCAAGGAAAACTTCGGTCTCGATGTCCATTATTATACGATCGTCGATTTTAACGGCTTTCCAAAGCTGGTCGACATCTTGGCGCCCGATGGCATCGAGGTCGACATTCCGTATAAAATGGAACATGGGATTGGAATGACGTTGCAGCCGGGGCAACAAACATTGCACGGGGAAGAATTATTGGGATATGTCCGGTTCCGACATGACCGGAAAAGTGATTTCGGCCGTGTCGAACGGCAACAGGAAGCACTCTCCAAGCTCAAGGAGGAAGCGGTCGGGATGCACAATATCATGAACTTGCCGAAACTGCTCGGAGCCGCGGAAGCGTATATCGATACAAATGTCGATAAGATGACGATGCTGTCGATCGGAAAAGGACTGCTTGACAAAAAGTCGAGCGGCATCGAGACACTCCGTATCCCTGTCGACAGTTCCTTCCGGGATCTCGAAACAAATGTCGGAGATGTACTGGACATCGATTTTCAACAAAATATCGATGCTTTGAACGCGTTTTTGAAAGGGTCCAATGAAACTGCGGAAAACACGTCGACTTCAGATGAGCAATAG
- the xerD gene encoding site-specific tyrosine recombinase XerD — protein sequence MKDARFALEDYIHFLQVERQLSSNTISSYRRDLTDYIQSMEDAGHPSINKVDRTAIIGHLQRLKMEGKSARTISRHISSIRSFHQFLLRDQVTDQDPTVHLELPKIEQKLPRVLSIDEIDRLIQAPDAATLQGKRDVALLELLYGTGMRVSELIGLDMQDIHLSMGFVRVFGKGGKERIIPLGRSAIQAVQCYVEEVRPRFTEKQRNVEALFVNMQGSRLTRQGCWKILKGHAQKAGIQKELTPHILRHSFATHLIENGADLRAVQEMLGHADISTTQIYTHVSKSRLKEVYVKFHPRA from the coding sequence ATGAAAGACGCCCGCTTTGCACTTGAAGATTACATCCATTTTCTGCAGGTGGAACGCCAGCTTTCATCTAATACGATTAGTTCTTATCGACGGGATTTGACCGATTATATCCAATCGATGGAAGACGCTGGACACCCATCCATCAATAAGGTGGACCGAACGGCGATCATCGGCCATCTGCAACGATTAAAAATGGAAGGAAAATCGGCCAGGACGATATCCCGGCATATTTCGTCGATTCGGTCTTTTCATCAATTCCTATTGCGGGACCAGGTGACGGACCAGGATCCGACGGTCCATCTTGAATTGCCGAAGATTGAACAGAAGTTGCCACGGGTCCTATCGATAGATGAGATCGATCGGCTGATCCAAGCACCGGATGCCGCCACATTGCAAGGGAAACGGGATGTGGCTCTCTTGGAGTTATTATACGGAACCGGCATGCGGGTCAGCGAGTTAATCGGGCTGGATATGCAGGACATCCATTTATCGATGGGGTTTGTCCGTGTTTTCGGCAAGGGAGGGAAAGAGCGGATCATCCCGCTAGGCCGGAGTGCCATCCAAGCGGTGCAATGCTATGTGGAGGAAGTGCGTCCGCGATTCACAGAGAAGCAGAGGAATGTGGAGGCTTTATTCGTCAATATGCAAGGTTCGCGGCTGACCCGGCAAGGATGTTGGAAGATTTTGAAGGGGCATGCCCAAAAAGCGGGTATACAAAAAGAACTGACGCCTCACATCTTGCGGCATTCCTTCGCAACGCATCTCATTGAAAACGGGGCTGATCTGCGGGCGGTCCAGGAAATGCTCGGCCATGCGGATATTTCCACGACACAAATCTATACGCATGTCAGTAAATCCCGCTTGAAGGAAGTGTATGTGAAATTTCATCCGCGTGCGTAA
- a CDS encoding STAS domain-containing protein: MAKMELVDNGILVVSLHGELDNHEANRIRTHISSSIFTGQARAVVWDLNGLGFMDSAGIGLILGRMRDLAPLGGETLILNPSPTMEKIFNFSGLGPYIRHCTVAQAIGEIGGVLHEQ, from the coding sequence ATGGCAAAGATGGAACTTGTCGACAACGGAATATTAGTAGTGTCATTACATGGTGAATTGGATAATCATGAGGCCAATCGGATTCGCACTCATATTTCATCTTCCATATTCACCGGGCAGGCGAGAGCTGTCGTTTGGGATTTGAATGGGCTTGGATTCATGGACAGTGCGGGAATTGGCCTGATTCTCGGCAGGATGAGAGATTTGGCTCCTCTTGGCGGAGAAACGCTTATTTTGAATCCATCCCCGACGATGGAAAAGATATTTAATTTTTCCGGTCTAGGTCCATATATTAGACATTGTACGGTCGCTCAGGCGATCGGGGAAATCGGAGGGGTCTTACATGAACAATGA
- a CDS encoding aldo/keto reductase, producing MNQRELGHSGLTVSELGLGCMSLPDDLQESKLIIDAALDAGINFFDTADLYDGGKNEELVGYALKNRREDIILATKVGNRLNPDGDGWTWDPTKRHIVSAVKDSLRRLGTDYIDLYQLHGGTMEDNAEETIEAFESLKKEGLIRHYGISSIRPTVIKRFLDGSSAVSVMMQYSLLDRRPEEWLPMIQERGASVIARGALAKGLLTDEGLARARKMDGFLDYDSTSLQQTIASLSTVSADLHAIAIAFALQDETVATALIGARTKEQLQDSIIAYQKPVDAQMMEAAIQHVRANKYQEHRL from the coding sequence TTGAATCAAAGAGAACTGGGCCATAGCGGTTTGACCGTATCAGAATTGGGGTTGGGCTGCATGTCGTTGCCTGACGACTTACAGGAATCCAAACTGATCATCGATGCCGCTCTCGATGCCGGCATTAACTTTTTCGACACAGCCGATCTATACGATGGTGGAAAAAATGAAGAACTCGTCGGCTATGCGCTGAAAAACAGACGGGAGGATATTATCTTGGCGACGAAAGTCGGAAACCGACTGAACCCGGACGGCGACGGTTGGACTTGGGATCCGACGAAACGGCATATCGTCAGTGCGGTGAAAGACAGTCTACGGCGGCTCGGTACCGACTATATCGATCTGTATCAACTACATGGCGGAACGATGGAGGACAATGCCGAGGAAACGATCGAGGCGTTTGAAAGTTTAAAAAAAGAGGGCTTGATTCGTCACTATGGGATTTCTTCCATACGCCCGACCGTCATCAAACGTTTCCTTGATGGCAGTTCGGCCGTTTCGGTCATGATGCAATATAGTCTGCTGGATCGCAGACCGGAAGAATGGTTGCCAATGATCCAGGAACGGGGCGCTTCCGTCATTGCACGGGGGGCGCTCGCAAAAGGCCTGTTGACGGACGAAGGATTGGCAAGAGCCCGGAAAATGGACGGGTTCCTTGACTATGATTCGACTAGCTTGCAACAAACCATCGCTTCTTTGTCTACAGTCTCCGCCGATCTGCATGCTATCGCCATCGCATTCGCGCTGCAAGACGAAACCGTGGCCACCGCACTGATCGGTGCCCGGACAAAGGAACAGCTTCAAGACTCCATCATAGCCTACCAAAAACCGGTCGATGCACAGATGATGGAAGCAGCCATACAACATGTCCGTGCCAACAAATATCAGGAGCATCGCCTATAG
- the deoB gene encoding phosphopentomutase produces MGIHRFQRVHLIVLDSVGIGEAPDAHLFGDEGAHTLGHIAEVMDGLEMPNMAHLGLGNIADIQGIAPEADPRGFYTKMQEASVGKDTMTGHWEIMGLRIDQPFKVYPDGFPLELIEELERRTGRKVIGNKPASGTAIIEELGQEHMETGALIVYTSADPVLQIAAHEDIIPIEEQYRICEIARELTLQPEFLVGRVIARPFIGEPGHFIRTTNRHDYALKPFGRTVMEELKDAGHDVIAIGKISDIYNGAGVTESVRTVSNMDGVDKLLDVMKRDFNGISFVNLVDFDALFGHRRDPVGYGEALQEFDRRLPEIVEAMEADDLLIITADHGNDPVHAGTDHTREYVPLLVYSPSISKGGALPLRETFSDIGATIAENFGVKMPEHGISFLGLIEEEV; encoded by the coding sequence ATGGGTATACATCGGTTTCAACGGGTTCATCTGATTGTGTTGGATTCAGTAGGCATCGGGGAAGCGCCCGACGCGCATCTTTTCGGCGATGAGGGAGCTCATACGCTAGGCCATATCGCAGAAGTGATGGATGGGCTGGAAATGCCGAATATGGCGCATCTCGGCTTGGGGAATATTGCGGACATCCAAGGGATTGCCCCCGAAGCGGATCCGCGCGGCTTTTACACGAAGATGCAGGAAGCTTCTGTCGGGAAAGATACGATGACCGGCCATTGGGAGATCATGGGGCTCCGGATCGATCAACCGTTCAAAGTGTATCCGGATGGGTTCCCGCTGGAGCTGATTGAAGAGCTGGAACGGCGGACTGGCCGGAAAGTGATCGGCAATAAACCCGCGAGCGGGACCGCCATCATCGAGGAACTCGGACAAGAGCATATGGAAACAGGAGCGCTTATCGTCTATACGTCCGCCGATCCGGTTCTTCAGATCGCGGCGCATGAAGACATCATCCCGATTGAGGAACAATACCGGATATGTGAAATCGCCCGGGAACTGACATTGCAGCCCGAATTCTTGGTTGGTCGTGTCATCGCAAGGCCATTTATCGGGGAACCGGGGCATTTCATCCGGACGACCAATCGCCATGACTATGCGTTGAAGCCGTTTGGGCGCACCGTCATGGAAGAGCTGAAAGATGCAGGCCACGATGTCATTGCGATCGGAAAGATTTCGGATATTTATAATGGTGCTGGTGTGACGGAATCGGTGCGGACGGTCAGCAATATGGACGGTGTCGATAAATTGCTCGATGTCATGAAAAGGGATTTCAACGGCATCAGTTTCGTCAATTTGGTGGATTTTGACGCTTTGTTCGGCCACCGACGCGATCCGGTCGGATATGGAGAGGCGTTGCAGGAATTCGATCGCCGGTTGCCTGAAATTGTCGAAGCCATGGAAGCGGACGACTTGCTCATCATTACTGCGGATCATGGCAATGACCCGGTGCACGCCGGAACGGACCATACCCGGGAATATGTGCCGCTTCTCGTTTATTCACCTTCGATTTCTAAAGGCGGGGCCTTACCGTTGCGGGAAACATTCTCGGATATCGGCGCCACGATTGCAGAAAACTTCGGTGTGAAAATGCCGGAACACGGTATAAGTTTTTTAGGTTTGATTGAAGAAGAGGTGTGA
- a CDS encoding ABC transporter permease: MAHQKKTITNRVAFLEKKVPIYASVLGLVGLIVLWEIVCSLKIVSPLFLPAPSAIVTTGWDMLVSGEIMRNLGPSLYRIGIGYLIGSTVGIIVGLLLGFSKWVDAIGTPIVYSLYPIPKIALLPLFVLWLGIGELSKVTIIALGVFFPVVINTYSGVRNVDQILIKAAITFGSNHFNVIRKVILPGALPMIFAGLKLAAGTSLLLLVAAEMIAAQSGIGSMVLHYGNLMITSKLMVGVLVLSILGLTFNRLLQWLENKLLPWK; encoded by the coding sequence ATGGCACATCAGAAAAAAACCATCACTAACCGAGTTGCCTTTTTAGAAAAAAAGGTCCCGATCTACGCTTCCGTACTCGGGCTCGTCGGCTTGATCGTCCTTTGGGAAATCGTGTGTAGCCTGAAAATCGTTTCCCCACTTTTTCTTCCCGCTCCGTCGGCAATTGTAACGACGGGCTGGGATATGCTCGTCAGCGGGGAAATCATGAGAAACCTGGGCCCGAGTCTGTACCGGATCGGAATCGGCTATCTAATCGGTTCCACGGTCGGCATCATCGTCGGCCTTCTGCTCGGATTCTCAAAATGGGTGGATGCTATCGGGACGCCCATCGTCTACTCTTTGTATCCAATTCCTAAAATCGCCTTATTGCCATTGTTCGTTCTGTGGCTTGGAATCGGCGAACTGTCCAAAGTGACCATCATCGCGCTAGGCGTATTTTTCCCGGTCGTCATCAATACCTATTCCGGGGTGCGGAACGTCGATCAAATTTTGATCAAAGCAGCGATCACCTTTGGGTCCAACCATTTCAATGTCATCCGGAAAGTGATCCTGCCCGGTGCCTTACCGATGATCTTCGCCGGTTTGAAGCTGGCAGCCGGGACTTCCCTGCTCCTTTTGGTCGCAGCGGAAATGATCGCGGCGCAAAGCGGGATCGGTTCCATGGTACTGCATTACGGAAATCTCATGATTACTTCCAAATTGATGGTAGGCGTTCTCGTCCTATCCATCCTCGGCTTGACATTCAACCGGCTCTTGCAATGGTTGGAAAACAAGCTCTTGCCTTGGAAATGA
- a CDS encoding NUDIX hydrolase, with translation MDTYEEKTVTGETLYEGKVITLRVEEVELPDGKRTARELIRHPGAVAILAITSEGKLVFVEQYRKALERSLIEIPAGKIDAGEAPEVTAIRELEEETGYGAREFIFIQSFATSPGFADEVIHLYLARDLYPIDNPAAGDEDEFINIMEVSLAEAEEMMTNGSIFDAKTAFAVFYAKNLLNT, from the coding sequence TTGGATACATATGAGGAAAAAACGGTAACGGGGGAGACGTTGTATGAAGGGAAGGTCATCACGCTCCGGGTAGAGGAAGTAGAGTTGCCGGATGGTAAGCGGACAGCACGTGAATTGATCCGTCACCCGGGCGCAGTGGCCATCCTAGCCATCACGTCCGAAGGCAAACTGGTATTCGTCGAACAATATCGGAAGGCGCTCGAGCGGTCGCTTATTGAAATCCCCGCAGGAAAAATCGATGCCGGGGAAGCCCCTGAAGTGACGGCGATCCGTGAATTGGAGGAAGAGACGGGCTATGGCGCCCGCGAATTTATTTTTATCCAGTCCTTTGCCACCTCTCCGGGATTTGCGGATGAAGTGATCCATCTTTACTTGGCGAGGGATTTATATCCGATTGATAATCCGGCAGCGGGGGATGAGGATGAATTTATCAATATAATGGAAGTATCGCTTGCCGAAGCGGAGGAAATGATGACCAACGGTTCGATTTTTGACGCCAAAACGGCATTCGCTGTCTTCTATGCAAAAAATCTATTGAATACATGA
- a CDS encoding SigF/SigG family RNA polymerase sporulation sigma factor — MDLSVDKQDVLLSQEKMRELIQASQAGDKEARRLMVEGNTRLVWSIVQRFASRGADLEDLFQIGCIGLMKSIDKFDLSFDVKFSTYAVPMIVGEIQRFLRDDGMVKVSRSIRELSFKIRHATDDYVKKHGKSPSISEIAEVLEVPIDDVILASDALRDPASLHEQLYESEGDSLTLMDQLRDNRSEKVFDHIPLRDVISRLSKRDQTIIYMRYYLDCTQSDIAERIGISQVQVSRLEKKILAQLKAWMGVNAEESIEKVRTE, encoded by the coding sequence ATGGACCTATCTGTTGATAAGCAGGACGTATTATTATCTCAAGAGAAAATGAGAGAGCTGATCCAAGCGTCTCAAGCAGGCGATAAAGAGGCGAGACGGCTCATGGTCGAAGGCAACACGAGGCTTGTCTGGTCCATTGTCCAGCGCTTTGCTTCGCGGGGAGCAGACCTCGAGGATTTATTCCAAATCGGCTGCATCGGCCTGATGAAATCCATTGATAAATTCGACCTTTCGTTTGATGTGAAGTTTTCGACTTACGCTGTCCCGATGATCGTCGGGGAGATCCAGCGGTTTTTACGGGATGACGGCATGGTGAAAGTGAGCCGTTCCATCCGGGAGCTAAGCTTCAAAATCCGTCATGCGACCGATGATTACGTTAAGAAGCATGGAAAATCCCCTTCCATTTCGGAAATTGCCGAAGTGCTCGAAGTCCCGATCGATGATGTCATCCTCGCGTCCGATGCCTTACGGGATCCGGCATCGCTTCATGAGCAACTCTATGAAAGCGAAGGGGACAGTCTCACGTTGATGGACCAGCTGCGGGACAACCGATCGGAGAAAGTGTTCGATCACATTCCTCTCCGGGACGTCATTTCCCGGTTAAGTAAACGGGACCAAACGATTATCTATATGCGTTATTACCTCGATTGCACCCAGAGCGACATCGCCGAGCGGATCGGCATTTCGCAAGTGCAAGTGTCACGGTTGGAAAAGAAAATCCTGGCCCAATTGAAAGCTTGGATGGGCGTCAACGCTGAAGAAAGTATCGAAAAAGTGAGGACGGAATGA
- the fur gene encoding ferric iron uptake transcriptional regulator: protein MESRIDRIKKQLHGASYKLTPQREATVRVLLEYEEDHLSAEDVFLLVKEKAPEIGLATVYRTLELLTDLKIVDKINFGDGVSRYDLRQEGAAHFHHHLICIECGTVDEIQEDLLGEVEKVVESRFEFAVKDHWLTFHGICKRCRSDKEEQEDKEE, encoded by the coding sequence ATGGAGAGCCGGATCGATCGTATAAAGAAACAACTGCATGGGGCCAGCTATAAGTTGACGCCTCAACGGGAAGCGACTGTGAGAGTGCTCCTGGAGTATGAGGAGGACCATCTTAGCGCGGAGGATGTTTTCCTGCTAGTGAAGGAAAAAGCGCCGGAGATCGGTCTTGCTACTGTGTATCGTACATTGGAATTGCTGACAGATCTTAAAATAGTCGATAAAATCAATTTTGGGGACGGGGTTTCCCGTTATGACCTTCGGCAAGAAGGGGCTGCCCACTTCCATCACCATCTGATCTGCATCGAATGCGGAACGGTAGATGAAATCCAGGAAGACCTCCTGGGAGAAGTGGAAAAAGTCGTGGAAAGCCGTTTTGAATTTGCCGTAAAAGACCATTGGCTGACATTCCATGGCATCTGCAAAAGATGCCGGTCCGATAAGGAAGAACAGGAAGATAAGGAAGAGTAA